AGTGTCAGCCCGTCGAACACCCGCTCGACGACAATGGTCGCCAGAACAGCGGCGCGGCTGACCCCTTCGCGGCGGTGGAGTTCGTGAGCGCGTACCAGTTCACCTGCGCGCGCCGGCAAGACATTGTTTGCCGCAAAGCCGAGCACGAGGACCGCGACCAGCCGCTGAGGAGGGATGACGGCAATCGGCCGCAGTAAGAAGCTCCACCGGACAGCGCGGACCCAGACACCGACAAAAAAAACCGCGACCGCCGGCCCAAGCCACAGGTAGTTCGCCTTGGCGAACGCCTCGCCCAGCTGGGCGAGGTTCAGGGAGGGGTTCAGGAAGAGCGCAAGCAGAAAGGCGATGCTGATAATGAGGGGGATAAGGGCACGGCGCGACGACTGCTGAGCGAGGTGGCGCCAGAATGCATGCTCCGACAGCGCGACGCTGCCCTGCGCCTCACTCGCTGGTCGGCTCGCCAAGCGGTGGCTCCAGCGCAGCAGGCGGGACGATCGTGCTGAGCGTGAGATGCTCTCGGACAAAGACGGCGAGCCCAGCCCCTGTCACGAGGAAATATTGGATCGCATGCGCCAAGATCGCCACCGAGAAGCCCAGGGTTGCGCCGACGCCGAAGGCAGAGAGCGCGATCTTGGCGAATAGCTGGAAGGTGCCGATGTAGCCGGGTGCCGAGGGGATCATGATCCCGAGATTGACAAAGACCAGCAGAAAGAGCGCCGCCAACGCCTGCTGCTCGATCGAAAGGGGCACGGCGAGCGCTTCGAGGACGAAGAAATAGCCTGATGCCTCGAGCGACCAGACGATCACCGAGAGGATGATGATCGCGCCGAGATGGCGTCGCACGCGCAGCGCCTGAAGCCCGTTGAGCAGATTGGTGAGAAGACGGTCGGCGCGGCTGGCAAGGGACGCAGGAAAACGCCGCAGCACCGCGCGCGCAAGCGCGAGCGCAAGGCGCTCGTTCAGCAGGAGCAGGACGATCGCGGCTCCGACCGAAAGAAAGATGACCGAACTGGCGATCATCACGAGCCGGATCTCCGGCAGTTCGCCCCGCAGCGGGAACAGCAGCAGGAGTATCCCCATGAAGGCCAGCAGCGTCAGCCCGTCGAACACGCGCTCGACAACGATGGTGGAAAATGCGGTCGAACGGCTGAGCCCGGCCTTAGTGCCGATGAGGTGCGCCCGCACGAATTCCCCCATGCGCGCCGGCAGGACATTGTTTGCCGCGAAGCCCAGGATGAGCGCGCTGAAGAGGACTGGGAACGGCACGCGCTTAATCGGGGCAAGAAGCGATCCCCAGCGGCGGGTCCGGACGAGGTAGCCGAGGGAGACGCAGCAAACTGCCGGAACAACCCAGCCAAGCTGCGCGTGGGCGAAGATCTGCCCCACCTGGGCGAAGTCGACATCGCGGACCGCCAGCCAGAGGAGCACCGCGGTGACGGCGAACCCGCCCGCGATCCGAAGCCGATTGTTCAAGCGCGCTCACCGAGCGGAGCGGACCGACGCAGCACAAAGGGGGTGATCAAGCTCCGAAGCAAGATCGCAAGGTTCAATTTCGATTCGCCGGCAGTCCGCTCCTGAAACCGGATTGGGATCTCGACGATCCGATAGTTTCGTTGCTTGGCACGCCACAGCACTTCCTGCAGGATCCAAGGACCGCTGGCCGACATCGTCGCGAGGTCGAGCGCGGCTAAGGCATCGCGCCGGAACAGGCGGTAGCCGGAGGAGCAGTCGCGGAGCGACAGGCCGAGCGTCAGCCGAAGATAGGTGTTCGCAAGCCGCGAAACGATCCGGCGGGTGAGACCGCGGTTCACCTCGCCTCCGCCGGGAACATAGCGAGAGCCGACAACGATCTCGGCGCCGGTCCGGTCGGCGGCCGCGACAAGACGCGGAATGTCCGCCGGGTCGTGCTGCAGGTCGGCGTCCATCTCAACGACATAGTCGACCGGAAGCTGGACGCAGAACTGAAACCCGTCGATCCCCGCGACCCCGCGGCCTCGCGGGCCAGTGCGGTGGAGAACAAAGACGCGCCCGGGATGCTCGGCGGCGAGCTGGTCGGCGATCTGGCCGGTTCCGTCCGGTGACTGGTCGTCTGCAACCACAACACCTGCCTCGACTGGCAAGGCGAGGATCTGCTCGATGCAGGCGCGGATCGACCCCGCCTCGTTATAGGTTGGAAGCATCGCAACGACGCGCACCGGCTGGTTCCTCAGCACGCTGCGAAGCAGCACTGGCTGGCCGCATTGTAGAGGATGCTGCTGCGTTCGTCACGGTGGCAATCGCCCTCCTGGCGGAACTCGGGCATCCCCCTTCCCGGGCTGAGCGGGAGGGCAGCCTGCTCCTGCACGGTCGCGTTGCTGCGGGACGATTGACCCGTCCGCAGCGGCTCCTCTCGCGCTTCCCCGATTTCTGCTCCGCTCCTCCACCCGGTCCGCTGTGCTCACGCTGCCGCTTTGCAGGAAGGAGACCCCTGCTGCTGGAACGCGCTGCCGAAGGTAGGCGGCGGAGCCTAGGGCCGGATGCGCTCCATCGCGAGCGGAACAAAGGTCGACGACCGCTCGTCGAGGACGGCAAACGTGCCGAAGCTGGTGATGGCGGCTGTGCAGCGCAGAGCCGCCGCGTCGCAGGCGAGCGTGTCGACTTTTACCCACCGCTCGGCGGCGAGGGCCGAGCGGCCGGCCGCGCTCGTCAATTGGTATAGCCCCAAGGAGCGCATGACGGACCTGTCCGCGAACTGGCGCAGGTCGAACGTGATCGTCGTCTGGTGAGCGAGCTGGCACGGCTGGCCGCTGGGCGTCGTGCAGCCGAGGGTGAATGACGAGCCGAGGCTCGGGGCGTTGCCGGGCGTCTCGCTCGGACGGCCGTGGTTCTGGACAAAGATGGTTGCGCCAGCAGGCACGCTCCCTGGCGGAAAGAAGCTCTCGAAGGGAGGCGGCGGGGGCGGCGCCTTGGGGGTGGTGTTCGGCGGAGGCGGCGGCGTATAGCGGACCGTGCCGCCGCGCTCGTTCACGGGAGCCCTCGCGGGCTGTACAGTGGCATAGATCGCCCGGTGGGTCACGGTGAAGTAGGCATAGCCGTTCTCCTGCCGGTGAGGCGTCAGAACGACGCCGATGTCGCTGGTGACGGTGAGGATCTCGCCAGGGACGATCGGGAAGCCGACTTCGCGCTCAACGGGCGTCGCGACGTAGCCGCCGTTGCTCGGCGTGATCCTCCACGCGTGCGGTTCGTGGGGGTAGCCGGAGTCGACCCAGAGGACATGGCGCTGCAGCCCATCCGGTCGGGTGAAGACCAGCCACTGCAGCGAGTTGCAGCGGCGGCTTTTGGTCGCGTCGCCGAAACAGGGCTCGCTGCCGCCGATCGGCCGGCTTCCCCCGACCATGGTCGCCTCGCCGCGGTCTTCCGCGAAGACAAAGCCAAGCAGCTGGCGCACGCCGTACTGATAGGCGAGATAGGCTTGGGTCGGCTGACCGCGGTAGATAAGTCCCCAGTCTCCCGCCTCGCTCGGCCGGTCTGTCGCCAGGGCGAACCAGATGAAGATATCGACCGGCGCGTTGATGCCCCTGCTCGGCGCCGTGTGCGCTTGTAGGCTCTGCGCAAGCAGCGGCGCTACGAGCAGCGCCGGGGTGTCTGGCGTGAAGTCGACGCAGGCGCTGTTGTTCGGCACGGTGCAGGGCCGCGTATCGCGGCCGTAGGCGAGCCCCGTCTCCGCAATCACGATCGGTTTGTGGAACAGCTCCGGGTGCGGCGAGCTGGCGGCGGCGTCGCGCAGCGCGTCACGGAAGCGCTCGATCTTGCCGAGAAACCCGCGCGCGGTCGGGGT
Above is a genomic segment from Dehalococcoidia bacterium containing:
- a CDS encoding flippase-like domain-containing protein, translated to MNNRLRIAGGFAVTAVLLWLAVRDVDFAQVGQIFAHAQLGWVVPAVCCVSLGYLVRTRRWGSLLAPIKRVPFPVLFSALILGFAANNVLPARMGEFVRAHLIGTKAGLSRSTAFSTIVVERVFDGLTLLAFMGILLLLFPLRGELPEIRLVMIASSVIFLSVGAAIVLLLLNERLALALARAVLRRFPASLASRADRLLTNLLNGLQALRVRRHLGAIIILSVIVWSLEASGYFFVLEALAVPLSIEQQALAALFLLVFVNLGIMIPSAPGYIGTFQLFAKIALSAFGVGATLGFSVAILAHAIQYFLVTGAGLAVFVREHLTLSTIVPPAALEPPLGEPTSE
- a CDS encoding polyprenol monophosphomannose synthase, giving the protein MRVVAMLPTYNEAGSIRACIEQILALPVEAGVVVADDQSPDGTGQIADQLAAEHPGRVFVLHRTGPRGRGVAGIDGFQFCVQLPVDYVVEMDADLQHDPADIPRLVAAADRTGAEIVVGSRYVPGGGEVNRGLTRRIVSRLANTYLRLTLGLSLRDCSSGYRLFRRDALAALDLATMSASGPWILQEVLWRAKQRNYRIVEIPIRFQERTAGESKLNLAILLRSLITPFVLRRSAPLGERA